One Anthonomus grandis grandis chromosome 13, icAntGran1.3, whole genome shotgun sequence DNA segment encodes these proteins:
- the LOC126744150 gene encoding fibulin-1-like isoform X2: protein MKYFFCSVLVALVFSLSGFGNDVYGSQDINENELESNVSLVVMKNTSMNFMNITSNKILVGQKIRKTKRFRRRRLRRLRKKNPQNLMANMTNSATNSPHPNKGRRLKKHRKNKLVPSSTTERVKYRNMPSLIESRNLVLPMSPTQLSPTTTLKKIVRKPVKNTRCSKNNGGCAHVCLIKGIQKCQCLKGFQLGKNMHSCTDINECETNNGNCQMNCTNSIGSYSCHCPTGLRLSDNLKTCEDVNECLLRNGHGPCQDSCENSYGSYKCSCKNLKGTKLDDDLQSCVDVNECEIANGGCSHNCINAFGKSFCSCPAGFELSGDFKTCKDIDECQLEYHKAQCLSECINTVGSYKCADLTAMQNDESFKNVACKPLFPPKIGYYKCSRKHALKSLNKNGRRRVKNSIGTRCILVCPHGYKRKGSGFRKMCGFGGDWVGNFDAECVTQT, encoded by the exons atgaagtatTTTTTCTGCAGCGTTTTGGTAgctttagtttttagtttaagTGGATTTGGAAATG ATGTTTATGGCTCTCAAGACATTAACGAAAACGAGTTAGAAAGTAACGTGTCACTGGTTGTTATGAAAAATACCTCTATGaattttatgaatattacatCGAATAAGATTCTAGTTGgacaaaaaatcagaaaaacaaaaagatttCGCCGACGACGTCTTCGCCgattaagaaaaaagaatcCGCAGAATCTAATGGCAAATATGACTAATTCAGCAACTAATTCACCTCATCCAAACAAAgggagaagattaaaaaagCACAGAAAAAACAAATTGGTACCGTCGTCCACTACGGAGCGTGTAAAATATCGCAATATGCCCTCACTTATCGAATCCAGAAATCTTGTACTACCGATGTCACCAACGCAGTTATCACCAACAACAACCTTAAAGAAGATTGTTAGAAAACCAGTAAAAAATACACGATGTAGTAAAAACAATGGAGGTTGTGCCCACGTCTGTTTGATAAAAGGTATCCAGAAATGTCAATGTCTAAAAGGATTCCAGTTGGGGAAGAATATGCATAGTTGTACAGACATAAACGAATGTGAGACCAACAACGGCAACTGCCAAATGAACTGTACAAACTCAATAGGTTCTTATAGTTGCCATTGCCCAACGGGGTTGAGATTaagtgacaatttaaaaacctGCGAGGACGTAAACGAATGTCTTCTACGGAATGGACACGGCCCATGTCAGGACAGTTGCGAGAATTCTTATGGCAGTTACAAGTGCAgctgtaaaaatttgaaaggGACTAAGTTGGATGATGATTTGCAAAGCTGTGTTGATGTAAATGAGTGTGAAATAG CAAATGGTGGCTGTTCTCACAATTGCATTAACGCTTTTGGAAAATCCTTCTGTTCCTGCCCAGCTGGATTCGAACTCTCTGGAGACTTTAAAACATGTAAAG aTATAGACGAGTGCCAACTGGAATACCACAAAGCGCAATGCCTTTCGGAATGTATTAATACCGTGGGATCCTACAAATGCGCCGATTTAACAGCCATGCAAAACGATGAATCTTTCAAAAATGTCGCCTGTAAACCTCTATTTCCTCCAAAGATTGGTTACTATAAATGTAGCAGGAAGCACGCCCTTAAAAGCCTTAATAAGAATGGCCGAAGACGTGTGAAGAACAGTATAGGCACTAGATGCATTTTGGTTTGTCCCCATGGATATAAGAGAAAGGGCTCTGGGTTTAGAAAAATGTGTGGTTTTGGTGGAGATTGGGTGGGGAATTTTGATGCTGAATGT gtgACCCagacctaa
- the LOC126744150 gene encoding fibulin-1-like isoform X1, with protein sequence MKYFFCSVLVALVFSLSGFGNDVYGSQDINENELESNVSLVVMKNTSMNFMNITSNKILVGQKIRKTKRFRRRRLRRLRKKNPQNLMANMTNSATNSPHPNKGRRLKKHRKNKLVPSSTTERVKYRNMPSLIESRNLVLPMSPTQLSPTTTLKKIVRKPVKNTRCSKNNGGCAHVCLIKGIQKCQCLKGFQLGKNMHSCTDINECETNNGNCQMNCTNSIGSYSCHCPTGLRLSDNLKTCEDVNECLLRNGHGPCQDSCENSYGSYKCSCKNLKGTKLDDDLQSCVDVNECEIANGGCSHNCINAFGKSFCSCPAGFELSGDFKTCKDIDECQLEYHKAQCLSECINTVGSYKCADLTAMQNDESFKNVACKPLFPPKIGYYKCSRKHALKSLNKNGRRRVKNSIGTRCILVCPHGYKRKGSGFRKMCGFGGDWVGNFDAECVPQT encoded by the exons atgaagtatTTTTTCTGCAGCGTTTTGGTAgctttagtttttagtttaagTGGATTTGGAAATG ATGTTTATGGCTCTCAAGACATTAACGAAAACGAGTTAGAAAGTAACGTGTCACTGGTTGTTATGAAAAATACCTCTATGaattttatgaatattacatCGAATAAGATTCTAGTTGgacaaaaaatcagaaaaacaaaaagatttCGCCGACGACGTCTTCGCCgattaagaaaaaagaatcCGCAGAATCTAATGGCAAATATGACTAATTCAGCAACTAATTCACCTCATCCAAACAAAgggagaagattaaaaaagCACAGAAAAAACAAATTGGTACCGTCGTCCACTACGGAGCGTGTAAAATATCGCAATATGCCCTCACTTATCGAATCCAGAAATCTTGTACTACCGATGTCACCAACGCAGTTATCACCAACAACAACCTTAAAGAAGATTGTTAGAAAACCAGTAAAAAATACACGATGTAGTAAAAACAATGGAGGTTGTGCCCACGTCTGTTTGATAAAAGGTATCCAGAAATGTCAATGTCTAAAAGGATTCCAGTTGGGGAAGAATATGCATAGTTGTACAGACATAAACGAATGTGAGACCAACAACGGCAACTGCCAAATGAACTGTACAAACTCAATAGGTTCTTATAGTTGCCATTGCCCAACGGGGTTGAGATTaagtgacaatttaaaaacctGCGAGGACGTAAACGAATGTCTTCTACGGAATGGACACGGCCCATGTCAGGACAGTTGCGAGAATTCTTATGGCAGTTACAAGTGCAgctgtaaaaatttgaaaggGACTAAGTTGGATGATGATTTGCAAAGCTGTGTTGATGTAAATGAGTGTGAAATAG CAAATGGTGGCTGTTCTCACAATTGCATTAACGCTTTTGGAAAATCCTTCTGTTCCTGCCCAGCTGGATTCGAACTCTCTGGAGACTTTAAAACATGTAAAG aTATAGACGAGTGCCAACTGGAATACCACAAAGCGCAATGCCTTTCGGAATGTATTAATACCGTGGGATCCTACAAATGCGCCGATTTAACAGCCATGCAAAACGATGAATCTTTCAAAAATGTCGCCTGTAAACCTCTATTTCCTCCAAAGATTGGTTACTATAAATGTAGCAGGAAGCACGCCCTTAAAAGCCTTAATAAGAATGGCCGAAGACGTGTGAAGAACAGTATAGGCACTAGATGCATTTTGGTTTGTCCCCATGGATATAAGAGAAAGGGCTCTGGGTTTAGAAAAATGTGTGGTTTTGGTGGAGATTGGGTGGGGAATTTTGATGCTGAATGT gTGCCCCagacctaa